GAATAACCCATAAAACACAGATTATTCGCTTGACAAAAATAGGGCTTCTGAAATTGTGCGAAAACAAGATTCTATTTTGAACAGCGCTGGGGGCGTAGTTCAGTTTGGTTAGAACGTCTGCCTGTCACGCAGAAGGCCGCGAGTTCGAGTCTCGTCGCTCCCGCCACAAATTCGGACGCCTTATGGCGTCTTTTTTTTAGGAAAAGAAAATGTCAAAGCATCCGGCAGCAGCAGCTATCTTTCAGGTCGCGAATCAATTGTTAAACGTTGGCTTTTTACTATCTTATCCACTCGTTTATGTGATATTAGCTGCCAAGCACTATACTTTATCGCTCAAACCGGAGGGCACCAATAGCCAAAAGGGGATATTGATCCATGCCGCGTCTGTGGGAGAGGTCAATGCCATCCGCTCTCTGGTGCATGAATTGTTGCGTCTTTACCCATATACAAAGATCGTCATCACCACCACTACGATCACCGGACTGGAACTTGCCAAAGGCATATCCGGCAAAGTGATGGCATATCTCTCCGTCCTCGATGTGCAAATCCTCCGGCAGGCTCAATTGAAGAAAATCGACCCTGGCTTGATCTGCATCGTGGAGACGGAAATCTGGTTCAACATGCTTGATTATGCCCGGAAACATGACATCCCGGTGCTTTTTCTGAACGCCAGGCTTTCGCGGAAATCCCTGAAACGCTATCTCACACTCAAGCCGCTGTTGGCATATTTACAGAAATCGATCAAGAGCATCCATGCCCAAAGCGAAACGGATAGAAACCGCTACATCCAGCTTTTTGATGTGCCGGTAGAAAATGCGGGCAATATCAAATATGCGCTTTTTCTGCCGGACTATGATCATCAAGCGCTGAGAGCAAGCTGGGGCTTTTCAGCTACTGATTTCATCATCTGTCTGGGCAGCAGCCGACCAGGCGAGGAAGCTTGGCTTTTATCCATACTGCCTGAACTGCGGAGTGAAATTGAGAATCTGAAGATCATCCTGGCTCCGAGACATCCCAAACGCCTCGATGAAGTGCGCAATCTGTTTTCCGACAGCGAGATATATACGCTGTCCGATATCGAAAGCGTCTTTGTCCGAGACCGGTCGCTATTTGTGATCGACAAACTTGGTTTCCTCGATCAGGCATATTCCATCTGCGATATTGCCATCGTGGGCGGTTCATTTTTTGATTTTGGCGGACACAATCCATTAGAGCCGGCATTTTATTCGAAACCAATCCTCATGGGCAAGCATCACCACTCCTGCCAAGGCTCGGTGCATCAATTGAAGACCAAAGACGCCATAATTATCTGCGAGAAAGAGAATTTGGCAGGCTATTTGATCAGGCTCTTCAAAGATCCCGGTTTACGCAGGAAAATGGGGGAGAACGCCAAAAGCATCTTGACAGATAATGCCTCCGCGCTAAATAATCACCTCAGAGGTATCGGAAAATGGATAAACTGACCACGCGCGAAGCGATGTTCTATCATATTGACGCAGAGGGAGTTGCGCATTGTGAGCTTTGCCCGAATGATTGCCGGATCAAGGTGGGGGAGAGTGGGCGCTGTCGATCGCGTGCCAATATCGACGGCAAACTCATGGTGGCAAATTATGCCAAAACCATTGGGGTGGCGCTCGATCCGATCGAAAAAAAGCCGCTCTACCATTTCAAACCCGGCAGCCGGATCGTTTCCTTGGGGGCAAATTCCTGCAATCTGGATTGTTTTTTTTGTCAGAACTTTGTGAGCAGCCAGGAAGAGTGTCTCACCAGATTGATTCCTCCGCTCGATCTGTTGGATTTGGTGAACGAAAGCGGAAGCCGCCAGGTTGCTTTCACCTATACCGAACCCTTTACTTGGTATGAATATATCTATGATTTTGCCATGCTTGACAGTGAAGTGGACATCATTCTTGTCACCAACGGCTATGTCAATCCCCAGCCGCTAAAACAGCTTTTACCGTATATCAAGGCGATGAACATCGATCTGAAAAGCAGCAGAAATGCATTTTACCGGCAGCATTGCCATGGCGCTCTCGAGCCCGTGAAATATACGATCAGAAATGCTTACGCATCGGGTGTGCATATCGAGATCACCAATTTGATCATTCCCGAATTGAACGATTCCGATGATCAGATCCGCGAGCTGGCAGTATATATAGCATCTGTGGACAGATCCATCCCTCTGCATGAATCAGCATATCATCCTGCCTACAAATCCACGATCGAAGCCACGCCGGCAGATACAATCATCCGAGGCTGCAATATCGCAGCGGAGTATTTGGACTATGTCTATGCGGGAAACCTGAATCTGGGATCGTTCAAGGATACCCTTTGTCCGCAGTGCCATGCGGTGTGCGTTTCCAGAAGCGGATTCGGCGTTGTTTCGAAAATTGGTGACGGCGGCATTTGTCCAAGCTGCGGGAATCGGATCAGAGGGGTCTTTTGATGTTCAAGCTGATACGCGCCAACCTGCGTTTGGCGGATCTGATCCTCATTATTCTCCTCATACTGTTAATGATCGGAAGCCTGACTGCCAAAATCAAAAACGAAACTGAACTGCGCGTATTTATCTACAAAGATAATATCTTGTGGGGCGAATATCCGCTTTCGGAGAAACGGATCGTTCGCATCGACGCACATAACACGATCGAGATCCGCGATGGAAGATACTCCATGCGCGTTGCCGATTGTCCGGATAAACGATGCGTCAAACAAGGCTGGACGAGCCGTCTGCCGATTATCTGTCTGCCCAACCGCGTTTCGGTGGAAGTCAGAGCCGCTCATCAAGAAGCGCCTCTTATGCTTTATTAAGGTTGATTAATGCTTAGATTTGCCATATATGCCTCCCATCACGGATATGGGCATGCCAGTCGCATGGCGGCTCTGGCTGAGGAATTGACAAAGTTTGGCATCTTCGTTCAAATTCGCAGCGCCAAGCCGGATTTTCTTTTTAACCGTCTCGATCCTTTGTTTTCAGCCAAATCCGCTGCCGTCATCGATGCCGGCGTCCGGCATGGCGACCAACTCGCAGTCGATCTTCCCGCCACGAAATGTGCTCTGCTCGATCTGATGGACAGGCGCCTCGACATCATTGATAGCGAAGTGGAGTATTTACGCAGGGAGAAGATCGATCTTGTCATCGCGGATATTCCATTTTTGGCGGTTGAGGCTGCCACCTATGCCGGGATACCGGTTTTTGCCGTCTCCAATTTCGATTGGTTCTATATCTATAAAGAGCTATTTGCCAATGACATCGGCATGCGTCCGCTGATCAATACCATCTTTGGTCTATATCAAAGAGTTGATCACGCATTTTGTCTGCCATTCTCCTCCAAAGACAGCATGAGCGCTTTCAGCAAGGTGGAAAGTATTGGGCTGTTAGCAAGAAAGAAAGATATCTATCGGGATGTGAAACAAGAACTTGGCATAAAAGAACCGGTGATGATCGTCATGTTCGGTGGGGAAGAGGGGATGAGCGTGAATATCGACGCCATCTGCAAAGCCTTCGAGGGTAAAGTGGTTTCCATGCACGCTTCCTGCGGCGCGGAAAATCATATTTCCATCACTCCCGATGCCGATTTTTTGGATTTTATCCATGCTTCCGATATCGTATTGACCAAGCCGGGCTATTCGTCCTTTGCCGAGGCGGTTCAATTTAACAAATTCATTCTTTATTGTCCGCGTAAAAACTACCCCGAGGAGAGGGTTTTGATTGATGAATTGAAACGCTATCCGTATAAACTGCAATTGGATAGTTTGGATCATAAGGTTAATGAATGGAAGAGGGTATTTGAACAAATAACAGTATCACAAGCCAAAAAAACTCTGTTTTCCAACCGCAATCGTGAAATCGCCTCAACGCTGATCCAAAGGTATATTGAGCTTCGGCTTCCAGGCTCGGAACTGATCAGCGTGATCGATGCGGGGTCGAATAATATCAATTACGCCTTGGTGGATATTTCCAGAAAAAGAGTTATCCACAGCATGCAATTGACCACCGGGCTTGGAAGAGACTATAACCTCACAGCCGATAAGCAAATAAGACTTTCAGTGAAAAGCATGGAATCCTTCAAACAGAGCTTTCGGGATTTGATGTCCTTCGACGTCCGGATTCCTTCCCGCAAGCAAGTCATCGCCACCGGAATCGCCCGCAAGGCTATGAATATCAACAAGCTATCAGAGTGGATCGAAACCCGCTATCAGATCAAATACAAGATCATCAGCGGGCAAGACGAATGCCGTTATGCTTATCACGCGGCTCAGCACATGACAGAGCTTTCCGATGATGCCATGATTGTGGATATTGGCGGATTCAGCACGGAATTTGTGCTGAAACAATCAGGCAAAACAATCTGTCACAGCCTGCCACTGGGACTATTAAGCATTAAAAAAGCTTATGATACAGATACATACAGCGCTGAGAATATTACGGAAGAACTTGCCGCCATTCCCGATACGGGAGAATTGGTACTCGTTGGTCTCACCGCTTTCCTGCTCGCCAAAGTTGTCCGGCGGCTGATCGGATTCAACGTTTTTGCCTTGCATGGTCAACACATCAGAAAAAGCGAATTGATCAAGCTGAGGGAATATATCGCTCAAGGCAAAGCAAGTGAGATTATCCCATATCTGATCGATCCCGCGTCCACCGACATCCTCAGGCTGAGCACGGACTTTGTAATACAAATACTGGACAGATTCGGGCTCTCAGATTTCATCGTCTGCTATTATGGAATATCAGTTGGATACGCATTATGGAAAATAAAAAAAGCAAAATAGCAGGCATTGAAAACCGTGCAGGGAGAGATTTAATACTCCGTCAACAGTATGCGGGAATTGCTTTTTCAGGAGCAACAGGTTGAAGTTTATCGTTGAGACCTACGGTTGTCAGATGAATGTCGCCGATAGCGAGCTGGTGACTTCGATCCTGATCAATGCAGGATTTGAAGCGGTCAAAGATATCAACCATGCGGAGCTGATCATTTTCAACACCTGCTCGGTGCGCAAACATGCCGAAGATCGCGTCTTGGGTAGAATTTCCAATGAAAAACACCGTAAACAAGCCAAACCCGATTTGAAGATCGCCGTGATCGGTTGCATGGCACAGAGAGTGGGGGACACGTTAGTCAAAAACGAGATCGGGGTGGACTATGTGATCGGAGTAGATCAATATCACGATCTCCCCCGTATCCTATCCCATGATACTGATGAACATGTGTTTACAACTATGGATACTGAGCAGACTTATCCTGGAATCATGCCAAAACACGGCAACCAGACCTGCGGATTCGTGACTATCATGCGCGGATGCAACAATTTCTGCACCTATTGCATTGTTCCTTACGTTCGCGGCAGAGAACGCAGCAGATCTTTCCGTGAAGTATATGCCGATGTGTTTGCAGCAGCAGATAATGGACTGCGGGACATCACGTTATTGGGACAAAATGTCAATTCTTATTTCTCTGACAGCCATGATTTTCCGGCTTTGTTGGACGAACTTTGCGCTATCGATAATCTATCTCGGCTACGTTTTATGACTTCGCACCCCAAAGACCTTTCGGATCGATTGATCGATGTCATGGCAAAGAATCATAAGATATGCAATCATATACATTTACCGCTTCAAAGCGGAGATAATGAGATATTGAATAAGATGAACCGTAACTATAGCATCGAGCATTATTTCACTCTGGTGTCCAAATTGCGCAACGCCATGCCGGACATAGCGATAACCACCGATCTTATCGCAGGTTTTCCCTCTGAAAGCGATGCCCAATTTGCGAATAATTTGAGCGCTATGCGAGAGATTGGCTTTGACTTTGCTTTTTGTTTCAAATTCAGCCCCCGAGAAGGAACCACGGCATCCGACATGCATAATCAGGTGATCGAAGCGGTCCGTTTGTCGCGTTTGCAGCAAATGATCGATTTGCAAAGAAAGATCACCTTGGACAAGTTTTCCGCCATGATCGGTCGCGAAGTGGAAGTTTATGTGGAAGGTTTGAGCAAAAAGTCCGCAGCTCAGATTTCCGGCAAGACGGATGATTTTAAGATCGCAGTTTTGACCGGGTCTGAAAAACAGATCGGCACTCTGGTCAGGGCAAGAGTGATCGCGGCGACGGCTGGCACCCTGATCTGCGAGTGAGAAGCAGTTGTATTGTGTTAATGTATGTTATGTAAACTTGCTTATGCCGATCCTAAGAAATTGGCGGATAAATACCTATCCCCCATCACAGATGAATATAATGGAGATCAAATGAGAAGCATGACCGGATACGGAAAAGCTAAATATTCTGAGAATGACATCGATCTTGAGATCGAAATGAAGTCCGTCAACGGACGCTATCTTGACATGAAATTATACCTGCCCAGGGAACTGAGTTTTTTTGAATACCCGGTCAGAAATCGGATCAGCTCCTCCCTTTCACGCGGATCGGTCGAATTTCGGCTCAACTATAGCGACCACCGCGAGATTCCGCTCGCACTCAATGAAAAACGTCTCCTAAGCTACCATGCCCTTGCCATAAAGGCAAAAAAGGCTTTGGGATACGAGGAGCCTGTCTCGCTGGAGTTTTTACTCAATGAGCCGGGCGTGATCGAAAATATCAACCAGCTTGACGAGGATACTATCCTTAAAGATGCACTATATTCCACGCTGAATTATGCTTTGGCAGCTCTTCACCAAAGCATGCAACAGGAAGCCGCCGGGATGAAAGATGTGCTGATTGCTTCGGTGCAAAGCATTGAAGTGGCTTTGTCTGAAATTGAAACTCATATCCAGCCCTTCAAAGCAGAACTCTTGGAAAATATGACCAATCGGATCAAAGATCTGATCTCCACTTATCAGCTTGACAACATGGAACAGCGCTTGATGCAGGAGATGGCGATTTATGTGGATAAATATGATATACAGGAAGAAATAACGCGCCTGCGCAGCCACAGCGAAACGCTATTGAAAGCGCTCTCAGGACATGAGCATAAGGATATCGGCAAAAGCCTCAATTTCATCACCCAGGAAATGCAGCGCGAAGCGAATACCCTTGGCTCCAAGTTTTCCACTTCCAATACCTTCCAGTATGTGCTTGTCATCAAGGAAGAGATCGAAAAGTGCCGGGAGATTGTACAAAATGTCGCCTGAACCGATCCTGAAATGGAAATCCTGGCCACTCGTGGAAAGACCTTATGTATCGGCGGTCGTGATTAGTTTCTTGATCCTGCTTGCCGTTATTCTCTGGAAGATCACGGTGATCGAATGGAGCATGCCTTTTTTCTATTTTATCGGAATGCTGCTCGTGATAGCAAACCTTCTCCCCTACTTCATTCCCACCTACTATGAAATGCATGAGACATACATCGAGGTTCGCTATTTATATCTAAAGATCAGACGCAACTACTCTGATTTCGGATGTTTTTACAAAGACAAACGCGGAATCATGCTCAGCACTTTCAAGCTGCCGCGAAGGCTCGATAGCTTTCGCGGGCAATCGCTTAGATTTTCCGATAGACAAACGGAAGTGCCTGAGTTGATCGAACTCCTCACCCATAAAATTGGAAAACAATACTGAGGATCACTATGAAAGACAATACATTAAAAGACCAAATCAAAGCGGTGCTTGAAGAAGCCCATGCTAACGCGATGTCATACAATGAAATGGTTGTGGCATTGAAACTGAACAAACGGGAAAAGGCAATCCTGCCGGAAAGCCTCAACGCCATGCTGAGCGAAGGTGTTGTGGAAAAGAACAAACGCAAGTTTAGATTGCTCAAGCCAAGTCCGATAAAGGAACAAAGCCCCGCTACCTCTTCGCCCAAACTGATTGAAGGGATTTTTGACGCCACTCCCCTATCGCGCAACTACTCTTATGCCTTTGTGCGTACGGAAACAGGCGATTTCTTCATCAGCAGTGAGGATATATTGAACGCCTACCACAACGATAAGGTGATGATCGAGCCGCACTACAAAAAGGGTAAATCTGATTATGCCCGCATCCGCAGAGTGATCTCCCGTGCCAATGAAAACCTCGCCGGAGATATCCGCGAACACCAAAACCGCAAACTCTTCATCTGCTCCAATCCCAAGATCCACAATTGGTTCGAGGTCTTGGACGTGGGCGCTGCCAAAGACGGAGACAAGGTGATTTTAAACGTTTCCAACTGGGGCAACCCAG
The sequence above is a segment of the Candidatus Cloacimonadaceae bacterium genome. Coding sequences within it:
- a CDS encoding glycosyltransferase N-terminal domain-containing protein; the protein is MSKHPAAAAIFQVANQLLNVGFLLSYPLVYVILAAKHYTLSLKPEGTNSQKGILIHAASVGEVNAIRSLVHELLRLYPYTKIVITTTTITGLELAKGISGKVMAYLSVLDVQILRQAQLKKIDPGLICIVETEIWFNMLDYARKHDIPVLFLNARLSRKSLKRYLTLKPLLAYLQKSIKSIHAQSETDRNRYIQLFDVPVENAGNIKYALFLPDYDHQALRASWGFSATDFIICLGSSRPGEEAWLLSILPELRSEIENLKIILAPRHPKRLDEVRNLFSDSEIYTLSDIESVFVRDRSLFVIDKLGFLDQAYSICDIAIVGGSFFDFGGHNPLEPAFYSKPILMGKHHHSCQGSVHQLKTKDAIIICEKENLAGYLIRLFKDPGLRRKMGENAKSILTDNASALNNHLRGIGKWIN
- the amrS gene encoding AmmeMemoRadiSam system radical SAM enzyme; this encodes MDKLTTREAMFYHIDAEGVAHCELCPNDCRIKVGESGRCRSRANIDGKLMVANYAKTIGVALDPIEKKPLYHFKPGSRIVSLGANSCNLDCFFCQNFVSSQEECLTRLIPPLDLLDLVNESGSRQVAFTYTEPFTWYEYIYDFAMLDSEVDIILVTNGYVNPQPLKQLLPYIKAMNIDLKSSRNAFYRQHCHGALEPVKYTIRNAYASGVHIEITNLIIPELNDSDDQIRELAVYIASVDRSIPLHESAYHPAYKSTIEATPADTIIRGCNIAAEYLDYVYAGNLNLGSFKDTLCPQCHAVCVSRSGFGVVSKIGDGGICPSCGNRIRGVF
- a CDS encoding NusG domain II-containing protein — its product is MFKLIRANLRLADLILIILLILLMIGSLTAKIKNETELRVFIYKDNILWGEYPLSEKRIVRIDAHNTIEIRDGRYSMRVADCPDKRCVKQGWTSRLPIICLPNRVSVEVRAAHQEAPLMLY
- the miaB gene encoding tRNA (N6-isopentenyl adenosine(37)-C2)-methylthiotransferase MiaB; this encodes MKFIVETYGCQMNVADSELVTSILINAGFEAVKDINHAELIIFNTCSVRKHAEDRVLGRISNEKHRKQAKPDLKIAVIGCMAQRVGDTLVKNEIGVDYVIGVDQYHDLPRILSHDTDEHVFTTMDTEQTYPGIMPKHGNQTCGFVTIMRGCNNFCTYCIVPYVRGRERSRSFREVYADVFAAADNGLRDITLLGQNVNSYFSDSHDFPALLDELCAIDNLSRLRFMTSHPKDLSDRLIDVMAKNHKICNHIHLPLQSGDNEILNKMNRNYSIEHYFTLVSKLRNAMPDIAITTDLIAGFPSESDAQFANNLSAMREIGFDFAFCFKFSPREGTTASDMHNQVIEAVRLSRLQQMIDLQRKITLDKFSAMIGREVEVYVEGLSKKSAAQISGKTDDFKIAVLTGSEKQIGTLVRARVIAATAGTLICE
- a CDS encoding YicC/YloC family endoribonuclease; translation: MLCKLAYADPKKLADKYLSPITDEYNGDQMRSMTGYGKAKYSENDIDLEIEMKSVNGRYLDMKLYLPRELSFFEYPVRNRISSSLSRGSVEFRLNYSDHREIPLALNEKRLLSYHALAIKAKKALGYEEPVSLEFLLNEPGVIENINQLDEDTILKDALYSTLNYALAALHQSMQQEAAGMKDVLIASVQSIEVALSEIETHIQPFKAELLENMTNRIKDLISTYQLDNMEQRLMQEMAIYVDKYDIQEEITRLRSHSETLLKALSGHEHKDIGKSLNFITQEMQREANTLGSKFSTSNTFQYVLVIKEEIEKCREIVQNVA